The Lycium barbarum isolate Lr01 chromosome 12, ASM1917538v2, whole genome shotgun sequence genome includes a region encoding these proteins:
- the LOC132624052 gene encoding short-chain dehydrogenase virD-like yields MGDQKVVLVTGCAKGGIGYGYCKAFAEQNCRVFASDIAQRMPDMLDLQADKIETLVLDVASDESVESAVNSIISKCGHIDFLINNAGIGSTGPLAELPLDAIQKAFEINALGQLRMVQHVVPYMASRYSGSIVNVGSVVGKVPTPWAGSYCASKAAVFSMSHILRVELSPFNIDVIIVVPGAIRSSFGNNSVERLQNYEWKLYKDFKEAITERAKASQGGKATEASVFARHVATKVLSPKPPKVIEFGHMTGLFSLLSWSPLWARDLFLSTRFKLNRKTLKV; encoded by the coding sequence ATGGGTGACCAAAAGGTTGTTCTAGTCACTGGTTGCGCCAAGGGTGGCATTGGTTACGGATATTGCAAAGCATTTGCTGAGCAAAATTGTCGAGTTTTTGCATCTGACATAGCCCAACGAATGCCCGATATGTTAGACCTACAAGCAGATAAAATTGAGACACTTGTGCTCGACGTTGCATCAGACGAAAGCGTAGAATCAGCCGTGAATTCAATAATATCCAAATGTGGGCACATAGATTTTTTGATCAACAATGCTGGAATTGGTAGCACAGGCCCTTTAGCTGAGCTACCTTTAGATGCAATCCAAAAAGCTTTTGAAATTAACGCGTTGGGGCAACTAAGGATGGTTCAACATGTAGTCCCTTACATGGCATCGCGTTACAGTGGAAGTATAGTGAACGTCGGGAGTGTTGTGGGGAAAGTGCCAACTCCGTGGGCAGGGTCATATTGTGCAAGTAAAGCTGCAGTTTTTTCTATGTCGCACATTTTGAGGGTTGAGTTAAGCCCGTTTAATATAGATGTAATTATCGTGGTCCCGGGTGCTATAAGATCAAGTTTTGGGAACAATAGTGTGGAAAGATTGCAAAACTATGAGTGGAAACTTTACAAGGATTTTAAAGAAGCTATAACTGAGCGTGCAAAGGCTTCTCAAGGGGGTAAAGCGACTGAAGCATCAGTATTTGCTAGGCATGTAGCAACGAAGGTGTTGAGTCCAAAACCACCAAAGGTGATTGAATTTGGGCATATGACTGGACTTTTTTCTTTGCTTTCTTGGTCCCCTCTTTGGGCAAGAGATCTGTTCTTATCGACTAGATTCAAGTTGAACCGCAAGACCCTTAAAGTGTAA
- the LOC132622999 gene encoding growth-regulating factor 1-like has product MGFGGVMTMETIQESDNISKSETTTNNGSGQQMKQERSGPCDDINWRLSKVARPADDFSGLCMRSGSSTNDGRGHSTMLSFSSPKSEEIPFLCTNNNVSVQDSSRSVAFPLFDSGSQYNRAASAYASGVSNESTRGPFARFRGPFTPSQWMELEHQALIYKHLVANVPVPHQLLIPLKKSLNPYAFSGLSAGSYASNWGWGAFHLGFANNTDPEPGRCRRTDGKKWRCSREAVPDQKYCERHINRGRHRSRKPVEGQNGHAVSGSTTSKVASVAPSSSASVISSSGVSNSLGAVQHQFNSLQPSAANPSTVQLVNRMQDHKGVSLISPTIGLKPKDSAISVQKQHNGFELSSQTNFGLVSSDSLLNPSQRNSFVNPKNPNAFLDFNDQEQSEQHPVHHFIDGWTKEHSSRASASWPDELKSDWTQLSMSIPMAASDFSSSSSSPQQEKLTLSPLRLSRDFDPIQMGLGVTNSYGEPMQKTANWVPVSWGNSLGGPLGEVLNSTAGSAGDGKNASALNLATEVWDNSPPFGSSPTGVLQKSTFVSLSNSSSGSSPRGDSKKVHEDIGMCDEVVGSTLASSLCIPSM; this is encoded by the exons ATGGGTTTTGGTGGTGTGATGACAATGGAGACCATTCAAGAATCTGATAACATTTCAAAATCTGAGACTACTACTAATAATGGATCTGGACAGCAAATGAAACAAGAGAGATCTGGTCCATGTGATGATATTAATTGGAGGCTTTCTAAAGTTGCTAGACCTGCTGATGACTTTTCTGGTCTTTGTATGAGATCTGGTTCATCAACAAATGATGGACGCGGTCACTCTACTATGTTGAGTTTTTCATCTCCAAAATCTGAAGAAATACCATTTCTTTGTACCAATAATAATGTTTCTGTTCAAGACTCATCTAGAAGTGTTGCTTTCCCTTTGTTTGATTCTGGATCCCAATACAACAGAGCTGCTTCAG cTTATGCCTCTGGAGTATCGAATGAGAGCACGCGTGGCCCGTTTGCTAGGTTCAGAGGTCCATTTACTCCTTCTCAGTGGATGGAGTTGGAACATCAGGCTTTGATCTACAAACACCTCGTGGCAAATGTCCCGGTCCCTCACCAGTTGCTTATTCCTCTTAAAAAGTCTCTGAACCCTTATGCATTTTCCGGATTATCCGCTGGATCCTATGCCTCCAATT GGGGATGGGGTGCTTTCCATCTTGGTTTTGCAAACAACACTGATCCCGAGCCGGGTAGGTGTCGTCGAACAGATGGAAAGAAATGGCGGTGCTCACGAGAAGCTGTTCCTGATCAGAAGTACTGTGAAAGGCACATAAACAGAGGCCGCCATCGTTCAAGAAAGCCTGTGGAAGGCCAAAATGGCCATGCTGTCTCTGGATCCACCACTTCAAAGGTGGCATCGGTTGCGCCCTCCTCATCAGCGTCGGTGATATCCAGCAGCGGTGTATCCAACAGCCTTGGTGCTGTTCAGCACCAGTTCAATAGCTTGCAGCCCAGCGCTGCTAATCCTTCCACTGTGCAGCTTGTCAACAG AATGCAAGATCATAAAGGTGTCTCTTTGATATCTCCAACAATTGGTTTAAAGCCCAAGGACTCAGCTATTTCAGTTCAAAAGCAACATAATGGATTTGAACTATCCTCACAGACAAATTTTGGACTAGTTTCATCGGATTCTCTTCTCAATCCTTCACAAAGAAATTCCTTTGTAAATCCTAAGAATCCTAATGCTTTCCTAGATTTCAATGACCAAGAACAAAGTGAACAACATCCAGTTCACCATTTCATTGATGGTTGGACCAAGGAACACTCATCACGCGCCTCTGCATCTTGGCCAGATGAACTTAAATCAGACTGGACTCAACTGTCCATGTCCATTCCCATGGCTGCCTCAGATTTCTCATCGTCCTCAAGTTCTCCTCAGCAAGAGAAGCTCACTCTTTCACCTTTAAGGTTATCTCGTGATTTTGACCCCATCCAAATGGGCTTAGGAGTGACAAATAGCTATGGTGAACCGATGCAAAAGACAGCTAACTGGGTACCAGTATCCTGGGGAAATTCACTTGGTGGTCCATTAGGCGAAGTCCTGAACAGTACTGCAGGTAGTGCGGGAGATGGAAAGAATGCGTCAGCTCTGAACTTGGCAACAGAGGTTTGGGATAACAGCCCTCCATTTGGATCATCTCCCACAGGTGTCCTGCAGAAGTCAACCTTTGTTTCACTCTCAAACAGCAGTTCAGGAAGTAGTCCACGAGGTGACAGCAAGAAGGTTCATGAGGATATTGGCATGTGTGATGAGGTGGTCGGTTCTACGCTGGCGAGTTCTTTGTGTATTCCCTCGATGTAA